The Kitasatospora setae KM-6054 genome contains a region encoding:
- the radA gene encoding DNA repair protein RadA translates to MAARTKTTAKPRPSYRCTECGAQLLKWVGRCPECNAWGTVEEHGAVPVRTTAAGPVSAPARPIGQVDGQVATARSTGVPELDRVLGGGLVPGAVVLLAGEPGVGKSTLLLDVAAKAASDRHRTLYVTGEESAGQVRLRADRIDAISDHLYLAAEQDLGAVLGHIEAVNPSLLILDSVQTIASAELDGAPGGPAQVREVAGALIRASKDRGMATLLVGHVTKDGQIAGPRLLEHLVDVVLSFEGDRHARLRLIRGVKNRYGATDEVGCFELHDEGIVGLADPSGLFLTRRDKAVAGTCLTVTLEGKRPLVAEVQALMVDSQIPSPRRTTSGLESPRIAMILAVVERHGGVKLGKQDIYTATVGGVKLTEPSADLAIALAVASSSTDTPLPNNLVAIGEVGLAGEVRRVTGVQRRLAEAHRLGFTHALVPPDPGKVPAGMKVVEVSDIGEALRAIPGRRPRSKPKADAAPPARTPADPGAQALARARAQAPVPAYPEELMAGWEPVDSDELA, encoded by the coding sequence ATGGCTGCCCGTACCAAGACCACCGCGAAGCCGCGCCCCTCGTACCGCTGCACCGAGTGCGGCGCCCAACTGCTGAAGTGGGTCGGCCGCTGCCCCGAGTGCAACGCCTGGGGCACGGTGGAGGAGCACGGCGCCGTCCCGGTCCGGACGACGGCGGCGGGGCCGGTCTCGGCGCCCGCCCGGCCGATCGGGCAGGTCGACGGGCAGGTGGCGACGGCCCGCTCGACCGGCGTCCCGGAGCTGGACCGGGTGCTCGGCGGCGGCCTGGTGCCGGGCGCGGTGGTGCTGCTGGCGGGCGAGCCCGGCGTCGGCAAGTCGACCCTGCTGCTGGACGTCGCGGCCAAGGCCGCCAGCGACCGGCACCGCACGCTGTACGTCACCGGCGAGGAGTCGGCCGGCCAGGTCCGGCTGCGCGCGGACCGGATCGACGCGATCTCCGACCACCTCTACCTGGCCGCCGAGCAGGACCTGGGCGCGGTGCTCGGCCACATCGAGGCGGTCAACCCCTCGCTGCTGATCCTGGACTCGGTGCAGACCATCGCGTCCGCCGAGCTGGACGGCGCCCCGGGCGGCCCGGCGCAGGTCCGCGAGGTGGCGGGCGCGCTGATCCGGGCCTCCAAGGACCGCGGCATGGCCACCCTGCTGGTCGGCCACGTCACCAAGGACGGCCAGATCGCCGGCCCCCGCCTGCTGGAGCACCTGGTGGACGTGGTGCTCTCCTTCGAGGGCGACCGGCACGCCCGGCTGCGGCTGATCCGCGGCGTGAAGAACCGGTACGGCGCGACCGACGAGGTCGGCTGCTTCGAGCTGCACGACGAGGGCATCGTCGGCCTGGCCGACCCGTCCGGCCTGTTCCTGACCCGCCGCGACAAGGCCGTCGCCGGCACCTGCCTGACCGTCACGCTGGAGGGCAAGCGCCCGCTGGTGGCCGAGGTGCAGGCGCTGATGGTGGACTCGCAGATCCCCTCGCCGCGGCGCACCACCTCGGGCCTGGAGTCGCCGCGGATCGCGATGATCCTGGCGGTGGTGGAGCGGCACGGCGGCGTGAAGCTCGGCAAGCAGGACATCTACACGGCGACGGTCGGCGGCGTGAAGCTCACCGAGCCGTCGGCCGACCTGGCGATCGCCCTGGCGGTGGCCTCGTCCTCGACCGACACGCCGCTGCCGAACAACCTGGTGGCGATCGGCGAGGTCGGCCTGGCGGGCGAGGTGCGGCGGGTGACCGGCGTGCAGCGGCGGCTGGCGGAGGCGCACCGGCTGGGCTTCACCCACGCGCTCGTCCCGCCGGACCCGGGCAAGGTCCCGGCCGGCATGAAGGTGGTGGAGGTCTCCGACATCGGCGAGGCGCTGCGCGCGATCCCGGGCCGCCGCCCCCGCTCGAAGCCGAAGGCGGACGCCGCGCCGCCCGCCCGCACGCCCGCCGACCCGGGCGCCCAGGCGCTCGCCCGGGCCCGCGCCCAGGCCCCGGTCCCGGCCTATCCGGAGGAGCTGATGGCGGGTTGGGAGCCGGTCGACTCGGACGAACTGGCCTGA
- a CDS encoding BACON domain-containing protein — protein MTTGQPHPVDPTPALRAYGAHVDGLFTYCLSVLCEHEAASAAVLEVRDLARRHGDRVDDPALLRAWLYALARHRCLARLEGDAADEDGAPGVPAPGALRERRRELASLAWPEAAGTDPEQREALELAVRHRLDGAEVAAVLGLSTADAAALLDAAGAEVGRTRTALLVLGVGSCPELAQLGGVGAESWRGWVLGPALRRELVLHLVECPTCRGTAERVAGQLGHGLAGLPGLPLLAAPGPLRPGVAPSGGAAFLTGAAAGRRAAQGPAEPRFDQRGFPRHRMPSAPRGAAVRQRVVTTGVLAAVLAAPVVALWSAHRGGGEEHATAVSSVRVDPTAAPGRRVPVPEPTAVGGAVGALPPAAPVQVLELAGAVAAETSLPTVQGPAVPVPSHGATPLSSPALSPEPAPPPTAADRDRLTVTAGAYGSRTVLTLTNSGDGPLAWHAVLDVDWLRLSRDGGTLEPGQRITVTVTVDEARAPQSRWTARLALPPSTAVVTLEGGSDHRGVPTPDPAATGSPAPTPSASDSGPAEPSPSASASASVSASPPSSPPSSEPPPSSPPASPSPSASGPGSAGPSPSVSASPSGAAAGSP, from the coding sequence GTGACCACCGGCCAGCCCCACCCCGTCGACCCGACCCCGGCACTCCGGGCGTACGGCGCGCACGTCGACGGGCTGTTCACCTACTGCCTGTCCGTGCTCTGCGAGCACGAAGCCGCCAGCGCGGCCGTCCTGGAAGTCCGCGACCTCGCCCGGCGGCACGGCGACCGGGTCGACGACCCGGCGCTGCTGCGCGCCTGGCTGTACGCGCTGGCCCGGCACCGCTGCCTGGCCCGCCTCGAAGGGGACGCCGCCGACGAGGACGGCGCCCCCGGCGTCCCGGCGCCCGGCGCGCTGCGCGAGCGGCGGCGCGAACTCGCCTCGCTGGCCTGGCCCGAGGCGGCCGGCACCGACCCCGAACAGCGCGAGGCGCTGGAACTCGCGGTCCGCCACCGGCTGGACGGCGCGGAGGTCGCCGCGGTGCTCGGCCTGAGCACCGCGGACGCCGCCGCCCTGCTGGACGCCGCCGGCGCCGAGGTCGGCCGGACCAGGACCGCGCTGCTCGTCCTCGGCGTCGGTTCCTGCCCCGAACTCGCCCAGCTCGGCGGCGTCGGCGCGGAGTCCTGGCGGGGCTGGGTGCTCGGCCCGGCGCTGCGCCGCGAACTCGTCCTGCACCTGGTCGAGTGCCCCACCTGCCGGGGCACCGCCGAACGGGTCGCCGGCCAGCTCGGCCACGGCCTCGCCGGGCTGCCCGGCCTGCCGCTGCTGGCCGCGCCCGGGCCGCTGCGCCCCGGCGTGGCGCCGTCCGGCGGGGCGGCCTTCCTGACCGGCGCGGCCGCGGGCCGGCGGGCCGCGCAGGGCCCCGCCGAACCCCGGTTCGACCAGCGCGGCTTCCCCCGGCACCGGATGCCCTCGGCACCGCGCGGCGCCGCGGTCCGGCAGCGGGTGGTGACCACCGGCGTGCTGGCCGCGGTGCTGGCCGCGCCGGTGGTCGCGCTGTGGAGCGCGCACCGGGGCGGCGGCGAGGAGCACGCCACCGCGGTCTCCTCGGTGCGGGTCGACCCGACGGCGGCGCCCGGGCGGCGGGTGCCGGTGCCCGAGCCGACCGCGGTCGGGGGCGCGGTCGGCGCGCTGCCGCCGGCCGCCCCGGTGCAGGTGCTGGAGCTGGCCGGCGCGGTGGCCGCAGAAACGTCCCTGCCGACCGTTCAGGGCCCGGCGGTGCCGGTGCCCTCGCACGGCGCCACCCCGCTCTCCAGCCCCGCGCTGAGCCCCGAGCCCGCCCCGCCGCCGACCGCCGCCGACCGGGACCGGCTGACCGTGACGGCCGGCGCGTACGGCAGCCGCACCGTGCTGACCCTCACCAACTCCGGTGACGGGCCGCTGGCCTGGCACGCCGTGCTGGACGTCGACTGGCTGCGGCTGAGCCGGGACGGCGGCACCCTGGAGCCCGGCCAGCGGATCACCGTCACCGTCACCGTCGACGAGGCGCGCGCCCCGCAGTCCCGCTGGACCGCGCGCCTGGCGCTGCCGCCGTCCACCGCCGTGGTGACCCTGGAGGGCGGCAGCGACCACCGCGGCGTCCCCACCCCGGACCCGGCGGCGACCGGGAGCCCGGCGCCCACGCCGTCCGCGAGCGACTCCGGACCGGCCGAGCCCTCGCCGTCCGCCTCCGCCTCCGCCTCGGTCTCCGCGTCGCCGCCGTCGTCGCCG
- the disA gene encoding DNA integrity scanning diadenylate cyclase DisA, with product MAAIDRADKSSREEALLRASLSAIAPGTALRDGLERVLRANTGGLIVLGFDKSVDALCTGGFVLDVEFTATRLRELCKLDGAVILDKDHAKILRAGVHLMPDANIPTDETGTRHRTAERVNRQTGFPVVAVSHSMRLIAIYVNGARRVLEDSTTVLSRANQALATLERYKLRLDEVAGTLSALEIEDLVTVRDVSAVVQRLEMVRLIAGEIAGYVLELGTDGRLLSLQLDELIAGVEPERELVVRDYFPDRAAKKGRTVTEVLADLEALTHAELLDLQTVAKALGYTGTPESLDSAVSPRGYRLLAKVPRLPNTVIERLVDHFGGLQKLLAASIDDLQTVEGVGETRARSVREGLSRLAESSILERYV from the coding sequence GTGGCAGCCATCGACCGGGCGGACAAGTCCTCCCGCGAGGAGGCCCTGCTGCGGGCCTCCCTCAGTGCGATCGCGCCGGGCACGGCGCTGCGGGACGGCCTGGAGCGGGTGCTCCGGGCCAACACCGGCGGCCTGATCGTCCTCGGCTTCGACAAGAGCGTGGACGCGCTGTGCACCGGCGGCTTCGTGCTGGACGTCGAGTTCACCGCGACCAGGCTGCGCGAGCTGTGCAAGCTGGACGGCGCGGTGATCCTGGACAAGGACCACGCCAAGATCCTGCGCGCGGGCGTCCACCTGATGCCGGACGCGAACATCCCGACCGACGAGACCGGCACCCGGCACCGCACCGCGGAGCGGGTCAACCGGCAGACCGGCTTCCCGGTGGTCGCGGTCTCGCACTCGATGCGGCTGATCGCGATCTACGTCAACGGCGCCCGCCGGGTGCTGGAGGACTCCACCACGGTGCTGTCCCGGGCCAACCAGGCGCTGGCCACCCTGGAGCGCTACAAGCTCCGGCTCGACGAGGTGGCCGGCACGCTGTCCGCGCTGGAGATCGAGGACCTGGTCACCGTCCGGGACGTCTCGGCGGTGGTGCAGCGGCTGGAGATGGTCCGGCTGATCGCCGGCGAGATCGCCGGGTACGTGCTGGAGCTGGGCACCGACGGCCGGCTGCTGTCGCTGCAGCTGGACGAGCTGATCGCCGGCGTCGAGCCGGAGCGCGAGCTGGTCGTGCGCGACTACTTCCCGGACCGGGCGGCGAAGAAGGGCCGCACGGTCACCGAGGTGCTCGCCGACCTGGAGGCGCTGACCCACGCCGAGCTGCTCGACCTGCAGACCGTCGCCAAGGCGCTCGGCTACACCGGCACCCCCGAGTCGCTGGACTCCGCGGTCTCGCCGCGCGGCTACCGGCTGCTCGCCAAGGTGCCGCGGCTGCCGAACACCGTCATCGAGCGGCTGGTCGACCACTTCGGCGGCCTGCAGAAGCTGCTCGCCGCCTCCATCGACGACCTGCAGACCGTGGAGGGCGTCGGCGAGACCCGGGCCCGCTCGGTGCGCGAGGGGCTGTCCCGGCTCGCCGAGTCCTCCATCCTGGAGCGGTACGTCTAG